Genomic segment of Arachis stenosperma cultivar V10309 chromosome 4, arast.V10309.gnm1.PFL2, whole genome shotgun sequence:
AAATTCCCTCATGGAATAGTTGAGGATTTGTTGGTAAAAGTGGGAGATTTTATATTCCCTGCTGATTTTGTGGTGTTGGATATGGAGGAAGAAGCCAAAGCTTCaatcattctgggaagaccctttctggctactgctggagccatcatAGATGTTCAAAAGGGTGAACTCACTCTTAGACTACATGATGAGAAATTGGTGTTTAATGTATTCAAGGCAATGAGCTATCCATCAGAATCACTTCAGGAATGCATGAGGGTGGATGTAGTGGACATTGCAGTACAAGAAACCTTTGAGGAAACAACAAAGGAAGTGGCAGAGGAGGAGTTCACCAAGGATATGGAAGTTAGTGACATCAAGGCTGCTGAAACAACCATGCCAAGCATGCCAGAAAGAgtgaaagaagagaaggaagcaccaaaacctgagctcaaaGCATTACCCCCTAatctcaagtatgcatacttgggtAGTGATGAGAGCCATCCTGTTATCATTAGCTCCGCCCTTAGCCAAGAACAGGAAGAAGAATTGATCAAGGTGCTACAAAC
This window contains:
- the LOC130974960 gene encoding uncharacterized protein LOC130974960, which codes for MALQLADRTFKFPHGIVEDLLVKVGDFIFPADFVVLDMEEEAKASIILGRPFLATAGAIIDVQKGELTLRLHDEKLVFNVFKAMSYPSESLQECMRVDVVDIAVQETFEETTKEVAEEEFTKDMEVSDIKAAETTMPSMPERVKEEKEAPKPELKALPPNLKYAYLGSDESHPVIISSALSQEQEEELIKEFDIEIKDKKGVENKVADHLSRIPCEEGSTQSTHINECFPDEQLMMIHKAP